TTAatgcacatatatatatatatatatatatatagtgcaCACATTGTATTCTTGCATGTATTGAAGCACACACAGAAGCTGGGCATCGGCCTGCCGCTGGGATCAAACAGGTCCGGTTTAATGATTAGTTGGCTGAGGATGAGAGAAAAGGCCCAGAGAGGACTGAGTCCGCCACCAACCTTATCTGACATCTGAACGTATGGATGAAAAGCTCTCTTTCACTTTCAGTCTTGGACTCTTTTTGCTCTTGATGCcttataataaagttttacatGCACCATTCAGTTTCAGGGCAGCCAAATCCCTCACATCCAAAGGATAGTTCATTAAAGTGCAAATGCATAAACGCTGAAAGATCCTTATTAGTATTTGCTCATTATTCTTCAGTTTCTATCACACCTCCTCCAACAGGCTTTGGAAAAACTCATACAAAGATAAGTGCTACTCTAttaggaatagtgtgctatttTGTTTGGTAGCAATATTGTGCAATATTGACGAAATTAgcaaataaacaggaaacaaaaatccTCCACAGACAACAATAGGATTTTGGTGAGACGAATggaacccagccctctttggagctcagACATGTTttagtagaaacatcattcgaAGCTGAAACAGGTCAGAAAGTCTGAACTCTATAGGACTGAACATTTTGAGATCTTTAATAGCTTTCACACAAACAAGGGTTAGGTTTGATGGTTTGATGGTTTTTACCATAGATTGTTCATTTAGAGTGTGATGATTTCCCAATCTCCGAcctttgagctgtctaaactttacCGAAAGAAAATTAACTCATATCCAGCCTTTACATTTCATTCAGAGACAGCTTATACATCAGAAGTTgcactttttgtctcttttcacccagtgtgtctctcactacTACAGGACTTgtggatttctttaaaatctgcagaGTGCagacacccaaactctcattgacttccactgtatcTGAGCTCACAGAACTGGAGtcgaagggtctttttaactggTCATATCTCTGCAGGCTCGTAGAAACTGACGTGAGTGACGACCAGCTGCTTCTGGCACTTATTTTTCACACAGTGAGCTTAAGGAAGTCCCAAATTGCTGTTGGGccttaaagaagaaaactaaaggATGTTGCACACTTCAGCAtgtctgcagaaatgttctCATCTTTGCTTGCTGTGCATTAACTTTCTAAATACTTGTCGAGAGATGTTGTAAGATAATAGCTCTGTTTTTTGTAGTCTTTTCTGCGACTCCTGTTCACTTCAGCGATGAATTAAACATCCAGGCCTGTAATCCTTCAGCAGGAGGCCTTTATTCTTTGCTGCCAGAAGTGCCTCAGTTTTTTCCTCACTTTGATTCTGGGAGATTCTGGAAACACTTAGCCGAGACCCTGAGGCATTTGCATTGCGTCATTTCTACAGATCATTTGTTTCTGGATATCTTCCATCCCGTCACATCTTCACGCTGTTCTGGTAGTTTCTACATTTGGAATCTGGGCCACAAAAGTCCACGGACCTCACTGGAATGATCATAAAGATACGTTGTAGGGGTCCagttgaaaactaaaaaaaaggggggggttTTCCTCTGGCTTCAGCTGAAAATTTTAATTAGTAAAGAAAAGTTGTAGGAAACTCTTCAGCATTGTTGCTACAAGCTGTGGTGTAGGTTTGCTGAACTAAAACTACAATTGTTTaagaaatattaaatcaaagttGCATCCAGTGCTTAGActaacctgtttttttgttttttttttctcaatattttggcagaaaaaatataataatccTGCAGCAATCGTAGCAGgctgcctgtttgtttctgcagataaTCAAAGATGTTGAAgtaaataactgtaatgtgAATCTGACaatgatgaaaatgtttataaccATATGCATGAAGCGCTATAACATTATTAGATTTTGATCTTGGACTCGCTccaactagccgttagctcatcggtCTGGTCTCCGTTTTATCAAACTGAGGTTgatcaaagagctgtctacaacaggtaagatattattgtaGTTTTCTATTGAATAAAGATCACCAAAACATCTGACCTGTCCCTTGAAGAGCTCAGCTGGAGCTCCTACTGATTGATCTCAACCAGgaatattagttttaaaattacagCGTTCTGATTGGTTTCGTCACAGTTTTTAGGGAAGTGTTCAAAAGAATTCAAACCAGTCAACGTTCAGAGTTTTTGAGAGAAACATATTATTCTCCACATTAATCCTGACATGCAAGctttgctctgattggctgtaaaaaaataagggaaaaccaaatatatatatatatatatatatatatatatatatatatatatatatatatatatatatacattgtGGCCTGACTCCAGGCCCGAAGCTGACATGTTTTATATTCAGTTCTACGGTCTCTCATGACCACCCACATCGGAGTGCGTCCACGCCTGACCCCCGCCGTCTGAAGTTCCGCTGCTCGACTCCTTTTTCTGCACTCGCTCCTTTGTTGCTCCTAATGATCCTGACATTTGCATTGTGCTGTCCAACGTgttatttttcctgcttttattttgctacaAGCCAGTACGTTAAATGAgggagaaaatgagcaaaagcaTACTTACTGTATATGGGCCACAAGCGTAcgccccccctccacacacacacacacacacacatcgtcATGGCAGGAGTTCATTTGCATGAAACAGGCTATCTGTGCTTGCACGCCGCCTCACTGAAGGTTTTCaaagaattgtttttgttttaattgaaatgTTGAGCGATTGTTCAAAAATACAGGAGGGCGGCGTTCGTAGCCCGCCTGcaagcccccccaccccacacctTTTCCTGAGCGTGCTCGTTATGAGCCGCCgtggaaaccaaaacaactctttgcaaaaacagtttgcagaaatgaaaatactgaaaagataaatattttttataaaagacaAGCTCTTTACAGTCAAGTAAGACTTCAGTATGGACATTTATagttaagaataaataaataaataaatatatatatattcttccTACAACTCCTAACTGTTttgtcatgacctttgacctttaaactGCTAAGTGGCGTCtaagatggagctcatttctctgagcattgcacggtctgaccttcagggtgaatctgctgccactcctgggaagactgGCAACGatcctaaatgttttccacttttgaataatctttctctgaAGAATGACAGACTCCAAAAAccttggaaatgacctttgacccttctcagattgatgggcagcaacagttgcttctctaaggtcattattgctgatgtctttccaccccGGTGTGTGTAAATCCAGCTCCGAGTTGCATCAGCTCAGCAGCTGATACTTACCCTCCTAACCTGGAAGCATCAAATCTGTATTTAACTGTAAGAATAAAAAGGTTCTGGGACAAAGTTCTGGTCTTATAAAGAATTTAGGTCCAGTTGGTGTGTTTCTGAGCACATGCCAGAGGCTGGTACCGAGCGCACACAGCATTcgatgtttgatgttttctgcaCTCTGCTGTGCACAACTacagaaaagacacaaaacattttattcaccgcaaggagaaaaaacaaataaagctgctaATAGAACAAAGCGTTCATCAGACTGAGACTGTTTATCTTTGCTGGAACTACACCGAAACTTAAAGTAAAacaccaaattaaaaatgtcacctaataaaaaattaaataaactgtttctcaAATGGCTTTAGGCCACACCTTCATCACCTGCAGGATTAATTACTGTAAGGCTGAAACAAGTGTAACTCTGAGTATAGAGGAGTATAATCAGTTATTAAAAGGTTGTAAAGATATTAACTTGTGTGCAGTTTGTTACGGATAATTTATTGGTGAAACCTTTCTGGTCTCACCTGTGGTTCTCTCTGCATTCGATCCTCCTTCATCTTGGCTTTCAGCTCGTTCTGGTGTTGTTTCCGGGCCAGCTCCTGCCAAAACCGAGCGTCTAGGAGAGGTCGTCTGGTGGGCGGACTTTCAGTCTCATGGACCTCtgcaaaaaattttaaaaaggggcTAAATTATCCAAGCTTTTCATTAAATGCATGTGTCCAAAGGAGACATTAAAACTGTCATCATTCAGCATTAAATGAACAGGAGTCTGTCGAacacaaaaagtgtaaaatactCCAATTATTTACTCCTATTATGAGCAGACGTTTTTCGACTAACAGGCCCATTTTACGAGGCCCTCGTCTTAATCCTGGAATTAgaggacaatgtttttttgtatcctCGGGGCATCCTGTGCCTCTCATACCTCATGTGACTAATGCTACGCTAAACTGTCAGGCACTGCAATGTCTGTAATTACCATGGCGGCAGTGAGGACCGACGCAGCACTGAGGTTTCTTAGACTGAGTTTACGGCACAGATTGCCTTAAACTAATCTCCTCTAAGCAGTGTCGGGAGAAATTATAAAAGGTAATTCAGAGTAGACAGAGACTCGTGGCAAACGAAGGCCTGAAACTGATGCATTTATTAGGAATCGTGACATATTCCATCGGAAAAGAACAAGACAGGAGTGGAGGATTAGTCATCGGAGTCCAGACTTGTATGGAGTCACATCTGATGGAGTTTTTTCATGCTGACTAAGGAGTTTTTTGGCTACCTTACCTCCTGCCAGAGgctgtgtaggtgtgtgtgtgtgtgtgtgtgtaagcgtAATTAGAGCTGAAACAGAACTCTCAGGTTGTAAATTATGCCTGAGAGGGAAAGGCCTCCCAATCTCCAGGGCTCCACACACACTCTATATGTCTCTCTGTGTTTACATGTGCAggtatgtgcacacacacactgaaaggtgggaaacctgtgtgtgtgtagttttgaTATTCAAACCTTTTGTGGATTGCTTTCAGTTTAATGGtgactttattttctgaatatATCAAATTACATTGGCTACAGTGAGTCAGCAGTGGCTTATTGTCAGAAGTCCCAGCCTCCAGCTGAGAGCATGAAAGTTTAGGATCATGTCGGTAAAGTATAGAGTGTCTGGAGGAAATATGACCTGTCAGTAtgttacctgcagcagacagcagcgATCACAGCTTAGAGAATCAATACTCAGAGCAGGGAATTTAAGAAGAGGTTAATAAAAATAggttaaactgaataaaagcagCCATTTGCATGCCATTGTTTTCAAGCTGATCAAATTGCACATCTGTACACATCTGTGTCGTACATCCAAAAGTAAACGACAGAAAACCAGACCATCCAGTGACTCCTGAATGTCTTCGTTATCAGTTGTGGTCAAAAATGGGTGTGAAATATGAACTAAAAGATAAGCAGGAATGCTAGTATTTACTGCTTTTCTGAAAAtctcatttctctccatacagCTGAGCTGAACATACCTCCAAAGGACCTCAACGGTACGTTTGTTGGCGAGCCTGAATAATGATTGCACGATTCTTATTAACACAATTTGAAACAACTTGCAGTGTCTCATCTGGAGGCTGACACTGCATGAGGCAGTGAAGCTGGATTTTGATGCCGAGGAGGAAACATTGGACGTATTCAGAACAAACAAGATGAGAGgcgaagaaaacaaacatgtttatacGATGGAAGGGGGGATTATTGAGTGAGTGCAGCTGAGGCGGATGACCGATGAAGGACAAAGTGTgtctggagaaaaataaaaacctgaggTTGACAATGGGcccaaactgaacacaggaaaaataacaaaacaaaacgacaaTAACTAATTCAATCCACAAAACtcctaaaataatgttttaaacaacCTTCATGTCAACTCAAGTGTTGATTGAAGCAGGTTTGGTGTATTTTACTCAAGCTGAAATAagtttttaagagttttttgtGGTTGTGTTTAGGACCTTGGTAACTATAGATACATAAACTCAAGAAAACACAGCTTCAGCTAACATCTGCCGtctaaaactgagctgtttgttCTGCCCCAAGTACCAAAGAACCTACCTGTCTGAAGCTGTTGGCTTTGCTTTTTGCCTTAAAGCGatgttttcacagttttctaCGAGCCCGGGATGAGTAATGTCTCTCCAGTGTTGCTTAGCATTAATGTATTTTCCCTGTTATCACACAgagtggggtgtgtgtgtgtgtctcaaaTGCTCGGATGTGAGCCTTGCAGAGACCGATGTCTGTCTTCAAACACCTCAAATACAGCgagcaaacattcagaaatggGACAGAATAATGGCCATCCCCTTCAGACCTAATATGgttgttttcattctttcagcttctttgtttttaccaaagaAGTTCCTTTTGCAGTTGATGAATCTGACTGAAAAGtggtttatttttcatgaaGTATGGGCTTTTCTCAGTGTTAGATATTTGGACGTctcatttattttgaatatgtGTGTtctaacttttaacttttttctaacttttccaAGCAAGGAGAAAAGCAGTTTAactttcagcaaaataaaaatagcagaaatgTCAGATTATTGCTAATTAAAGTGTACAAACATCACTAATaagccaaaaaaacaagaacataatgacaataaaaacagcccAATTAactattgttgtattttttaatcaactATGAACACCTGGTAGCacgaaaggtgggtgataatgtaaatacctgtgtgggtgtgtttgtttgcatgcttgttagcaaaatatctcataaaccagtctataaattttaatgaaactcaaaaagtaatcactggatgttcgtcTACACTTTATtaacccaatacaagatggccgccgcagctaatcgactttaccaaacacagaaatgggtacaacacacactcagagagctaacagatcacatgaggtCATATATAACGGccattttcaacataaaaaaatttatcttagtttaaaactttgcatgaaaggtggcgggtgatatgcattcctccaaggaatgttAGCCCTTCAGTTACTAATGTATTTATCTTTTGTAAAAACGATGACAAATATATGCTTTTAGCCATCATTTAAGAGGTAATTTTGATTTCTGAGAATTTCCTTCGGACAGAATCGTCCCTGCAGGTGGAGTCTCAACTCCAGCCTGGAAACCACGGCTTTAATTCTCTTTTACAAaagatttttgttctgttgagaGCATTTATTTGGCTTCCTGGTGTTGGGGCGGTGTGTGGTTGTTGCTCGGCTGCAGGGGGAGACACTGAGCCATGGTTCAGGGATCAGTGCCAAGAGAAAAGGATTGATTTGAAGAGCTGTGGGTGATTGTTAATTAGTTTTCTCCTTTCGATGCGCAGTCGTGGGCTGGACCCGAAGCAGGTGTTTCCTGAATGTATGAGTGTATTGTAGTGGAAAATGGAATAACAAAAGGCATTCAGCTTTGACGTTTTTTTGCATGAGTCAATGTTTCTGGAAAGTAACCCTGAAAGCCGTATTAAGGTTCCTACACACCTTGAAAAGCACGGAAAAGCGTGGATTTTGGTGTTTTCCAGATCTGAATATGTatagaaaaacatttgtgtttcaaGCTTTTATTCCCTATAGCATTTTCTAAAAGGTTAAATTcaattttttcaaatattgccACAGAGTTTGTATATAAAAGATGGACACAGTCGTCTTAAGGTCCACTTAATGTTCATTTACCACATCAGGCCTTAAGTTTCAGTATCTTCAGCCCCTTTAACAAGATGAATCCATATTTAAGCTGCTTTCGGCTGTTCATAAAACACCCAAGCTGTCCTGCAACAATATGAGCGTTCATAAATGAAGATTGCTGAACGATAGCTGGCATGGTGTACAGCtcaaaagctgcacaaaataatgtgtctgaaaaaataaaaaataaaaaactttggaTACCAAGAACCTGAACCAAACAGAGCCTAAAGAATTTTGTAGCAGTTTGGGAAAATGAAAAGTGCACAATAAGAAATGAAGGTACAGCTCCCAAAAGTGTGTATAACATTTATTGTTCAAACTTTTAAGCACCATAAATACAAAGTTGGTACAGATTCAaagaacagacacaaaaaatgttgctttctGTCCTGGAACCAGAACTTTTCCCGCTGGAGACGAAAACCAGTCGTCTCATCTTTTCATGCCTGATTTTGGACTTTTGAAGCTGAATTTTTCAGGGTTAGATCCTCCCAGGAATAAACCTTGTGTGCGGTGATGCAAACCACCCCACCACCGTGCATGCATTTACTGATCTTTAAATGTAATGTCTCTTTACCTGAAGgactttttctgtattttacttGCTCATTTTATAAGAACTGCATATAGATACACAATTAAATCCCTTATTTCTCATTAAGAAGGCCTTGTGCACATCTGGAACAGAGTGATCTATGAAATGTGGACATCCATCTTGCAGCGTGAGTCCACTGTCAGCGTTTTACAGTCTTTTGTCTCACGTGTGCCGATAAGACACCTTTGTCCCCGACTTAAACCCTAAAGGCAGAAAATGATCGTTCCATATTCAGGAGAAAAGAGCTGCCTTGGTGTAAGGTTTCTGCACTTTGTTTGTCTTCCTTCTCACGTTGAACTGTCGTCTTTCTGCAACGTGACTCTTCACGGTGAAATTTCTCCTCAAGCAACGCTTTTTGTAACATTCAAGACATCATCAAAATATCGTATTTATGCTGTTAACCGGTCACTTTGacatttaatgtgaaataatttgaatttattgccaaatgaagtgtttttgttcacgTTTCTATGTTGTGGTAACATTAATATTGAACTATAATGCTTTGTAACtgagaattacaaaaaaatattaaaaactttgtaaaaagtTTGAGTAAAGTCATAACATTATgataatttatttgcttttttattcatttcatgcAAAGCACTCTGGCCAGCAGCAGGTCTGtttaaaagtgctatataaataaacttgaaatgACTTAACTTGGGTtgatttgagctcaatatctgaggccatttttgtgttcgttaaggtcaattagctcTGCAATGTAATGTACCAGCAGTAGTTGTGTCAGTGGTCATAATCTTATGGCTAAATTGGTGCATGTTCGAACCTGTGAAGGTAAATTCTGACCTAAAGGAGTTGAGATAATATTAAAATGATGTAATCCTGCTTTGAgatcaggaggagaaggagcctGAGCACCTCGGGGGGAGTTCTGTCAGAAGAGCAGGCACCCACATGCTACTCCCCCCCTGGAGTGATCACTTAAAGCTTCACTTTTCACACTTTCTGAGTGAGAATAATTAAAGACCTGAGACCTGTGAGCGAAGGAGAGGAGCAGGTTCGAGCAGAAAATCCCCTTCAGGGCGACTGGGGCagacttattaaaaaaacatgaagttttaaacaaggaaACTGTTTCTTAAAGGAACATGGTTTGGTGCAGGATTcccactttattttaaattatttttactttattctaaCTTCCTGGTCTTCTAATGGACCGTCGGTTATGAGGAGACTGGTGGCGTCGTAAGCTGTGTTTAAAAGAGCACGCTCCGAGGATCTGAGGGTAAACAGATTCCACCACTTGGATTGGTCCCATCCCTGTTTCTCCATCTTTTTGCCATGACAGTCCCATCCCTGCTTCAACTTCAGGGTTCTGGTCCGAGGTTTATCTATATACAGTCTTTGATGATGCTCTCCAAGACTTGTTACAGCATGTCTGGAGGGAAGGAATTTTGgaaaacctcagtttgaaggCAATCATAACGCTGCTGCGTTCTTCATATTCaccaaaaaggtttttctctGCCTTTTCCAGCGTCTCTCCTCTCAAGTAGACTTGTGTTTGCACAGCTCAGGACGGAGCTACATCACGCTACAGCGACACGAAGCTACTGCCATGAATATCACCTCTGCAGCAGGTTGCTTTCATTAACCGTTTAACCAAACCAGCTGGAGAAAGATGCCTCCTTCACCAACCTGATTCTGCTGGTGCAACAACAAGAGAAACTTCTGAAAGCCTCACCTGCAAGTCtctatcttaaaaaaaaacaataacagacaaatacacacgaGCCAGACTCTGCAGAGGGTGTGTATTGTGAAATGGAGGCTGCTTgtataaaatacaaagaaaccaCAATATTATTACAGCAACATGATTTGAATATGAGATCCACAGCTGAAGCCCTGGATGCTCGGGTCTGACCACATGGACGGTTTCAGGCTGCTGTGAAAGAGGATGCAGGTGAAGaggttttctgtgcagaacctCGATCGCAGCCGGCTTTCATGGCCTGACCATGATGGGAACAGGTGCTTCTTGATTTGTGTCAGCAAGGTGCTGCTAGTTTGGTGTGGTGGAGTAAATTCATACCACATCAGTTGATTGGCTGCCAccttgtgcatgctcaaaatcaCCGTGGACAAATTTTGCACCACTATTCGTAACGATCtgcaagaccctgcaaagaccagcCCCATTCTGGATGATTTTCCACATCGTAGGGGGACTTCATTCATTGTGGAGGGGGCTTATCAAGGAGTGTgaaatataaagacaaaaacaggaacgTTTTTTTATCTCTAGCCAGAGTCTGGTATCCATCAGAAAGACAAAACGCCAAAAATAATTCTACTTTTTTGGCTTGTTTTCCAGGTGGTAGCTGGATCCGATGCTTCCTAATTCAACTGCCCGGACGACccgttaatctttttttttggttctccAGAGAAAACACTTCCCCTGACGAATGCCAACGCTGCTGGCAACTGTAGACGTATAGAGTTTCAGCTTTTCAATTAAGTCGAAATAACAGAGCTGTGTTGAACGAAGAGTATGCATTGCTCAACAGATCTTTTCTGCATAAATACTGTACATGTTGAAATACTGATGGCTAATACAAATATTGTTGTAAAAAGATGTATACGTGTCACTGACAGACGCGCCACACctggcagcagcttgagcaccTCAGAAGAGACAGCAaactccattttcttttctttttttgtccaaactttgggtttattttggGACTGAAAGCAGGGTCTTCCGAAAGCACAACAAGGAGAACTCCTAAAGTGATTTTAAATaggaacataaacaaaaataacttgctTTTACTGGAAGCTCTGGAGCGGGGACCAGTTCGAGTAATGAAATTGCACTTGTTGCCATGGCGATGTTTCccaacaacaaacagagagtCTGTGGTGTGCAGAGGCCATATTCACTGAATGCAAAATTCACTAGGAAATCTACTTTAAAGTATTTAGAAGTTAAATACCTCCAAAAACTGCTCTGTTTCATTTAGCAATTGTTTAAATGGAGGGTGAGGGTAGAAGAACCTTCTGATATGAGAAGTTTGAAGATATTTGGGTTACAGACACATTATGGGTTGGTCAGAAGGGTCCTGCTGGCTCAGTCACAGATGTGGGTTAACCTCATCTGACCAAAAGCCCAGTGTATGTCAACATTCCTTTTCAGGAATCAATAGTGACCTTTTGTTCCTTGTAACTGTAATCTAATAGAGCAAACCATGTTTTAAGTATATGGAGGGATTTTATCATGTATGAAAACATATAATGCAAATTTCAATGTCTCAACTCGACTGTGGCTGTGTTTTAGCATCATGTCAAAGGTGTGAATCCATGTTTGGAGGAGCTAACTCGAGCGCAGAAACAACCTGAAATGATCCCCAAAAACAGTTTGTGGGTCAGTTTGTGTCATAATGTAGACTTAAGTTCAGAGTGAGCAGGTAGATTTAAGAGAACAGGAGGCAAAAACCGTAAGCTCAACTGGGCTGTTCGCACAAAATATCTGCAGCGCCTCAATGTAACTTTCAccaaaaatacaatgaaaacgTACATTTTTAAACCcacaaaaggaaaggaaagctTAGCTACACCAAACTAACACATATATTAACATAACTGTATGCAAACATGCAATTAAAATGACTGGATTACTGAACATGTGAtgttatttatctttattattaaCCTATAAGACAGTGTAGGTTTAAAGCTTCTCACCATATGTTGGCTGCCAGTGCACACTCGTTGTGACGTCCAGGTCCAGTCTCTGCCTGCACTGGCCTGAACCCTGGATGAgctcctgcagaggaaactcaGCGTCCACGCTGGGGTAACACCTGAGGCCCGTGGAGCACCTGGGGGAGTACACCCCGCAGGGCTCACCTTCCAGCCTGGCGCACACCGGACAGCAGCCGCAGCCCGACTCCCTCACCACCTCCATACATCCTGGGCTCACTTTGGGACACGCATAAAGATCCTCGGCTGTGCAGCTCGGACATCGGAAAACTAAATCCCCCAGCAAGACTCCAGGTAAGGTAAAGAATCCAAACAGCAAGCCAAACGTGAAATATGTGACCATTATAGAGTTGGTTGGGTTTGTTACTAACGACTGAGAGAGAAAACTGACCCTTGGATAATGAACCTCAGGATCTCAAACAGTCAAATCTTTGTGTAAACACTCTGACAGGGTCCTATCTGCCGTTATATCACAGACTGACACAGGAGCTGAAAAGCACACTCACAAAATACAGCCcagattctgaaaaagttgtattcattgtgtaaaatgtaaataaaatcagactgcaatcatttgcaaatctcataaaacaatattt
This genomic stretch from Kryptolebias marmoratus isolate JLee-2015 linkage group LG6, ASM164957v2, whole genome shotgun sequence harbors:
- the LOC108247353 gene encoding insulin-like growth factor-binding protein 2-A isoform X2, translated to MVTYFTFGLLFGFFTLPGVLLGDLVFRCPSCTAEDLYACPKVSPGCMEVVRESGCGCCPVCARLEGEPCGVYSPRCSTGLRCYPSVDAEFPLQELIQGSGQCRQRLDLDVTTSVHWQPTYEVHETESPPTRRPLLDARFWQELARKQHQNELKAKMKEDRMQREPQCNMSTHGQRGECWCVNPLTGLQLPETPKIRGDPNCNQFQEEHWATPTTTSR
- the LOC108247353 gene encoding insulin-like growth factor-binding protein 2-B isoform X1, with amino-acid sequence MVTYFTFGLLFGFFTLPGVLLGDLVFRCPSCTAEDLYACPKVSPGCMEVVRESGCGCCPVCARLEGEPCGVYSPRCSTGLRCYPSVDAEFPLQELIQGSGQCRQRLDLDVTTSVHWQPTYEVHETESPPTRRPLLDARFWQELARKQHQNELKAKMKEDRMQREPQSYQSACHQELDKVLEEISKMTSEDNRGPLENLYGLKFPNCDRDGLYNLKQCNMSTHGQRGECWCVNPLTGLQLPETPKIRGDPNCNQFQEEHWATPTTTSR